The Acinetobacter sp. GSS19 genome includes a region encoding these proteins:
- a CDS encoding type B 50S ribosomal protein L31 produces the protein MRKDIHPAYQQVLFHDTNADVYFLTRSTLQSKQTKEYQGQIYPYVTLDISSASHPFYTGEVRQASNEGRVASFNKRFARFKHKR, from the coding sequence ATGCGCAAAGATATCCATCCCGCCTATCAGCAGGTGCTGTTTCACGATACCAATGCTGATGTGTACTTTTTGACACGCAGTACCTTACAGAGCAAACAAACCAAAGAATATCAAGGTCAAATCTATCCTTACGTGACTTTGGATATCTCCAGCGCTTCACATCCGTTCTATACCGGTGAAGTACGTCAGGCGAGCAATGAAGGACGTGTGGCAAGCTTTAACAAACGTTTTGCACGCTTTAAGCATAAGCGTTAG
- a CDS encoding DMT family transporter has translation MKISAQLLGLLPFTLGIGIALTIQTAINTQLREYLTSPLQAAFLSFLIGTLVLAVMVLLQSAERPGLQQLAQIPWFLWLGGFLGVYAISFSIYTAPKMGFLTFSGVVIFGQLLMSMLLDHFGWLGTEKAPVNWQRLLGGIVIFVGVILTLQR, from the coding sequence ATGAAAATTTCGGCACAACTGTTAGGACTTCTGCCTTTCACCTTAGGCATCGGGATTGCGTTGACCATCCAGACCGCGATCAACACTCAGCTGCGCGAATATCTGACTTCTCCGCTTCAGGCCGCTTTTTTATCTTTTCTTATCGGCACGCTCGTGTTAGCCGTGATGGTCCTACTGCAGTCCGCAGAAAGACCTGGTCTGCAGCAGCTGGCACAAATCCCCTGGTTTCTCTGGTTAGGCGGCTTTCTAGGGGTTTATGCGATCAGCTTCAGCATTTATACTGCACCGAAAATGGGATTTTTAACCTTTTCTGGTGTGGTTATTTTTGGGCAATTGCTGATGTCGATGCTACTGGATCACTTCGGCTGGCTGGGCACTGAAAAGGCTCCGGTGAACTGGCAGCGTTTACTCGGAGGAATCGTGATCTTTGTGGGTGTCATACTCACCTTGCAACGATAA
- a CDS encoding acyl-CoA dehydrogenase C-terminal domain-containing protein: MPAYKAPLRDIRFLMNEVFDYRSHYQSLSNGAAADADTVDMILEGAADFCENVLSPLYQSGDDEGCHFDNGQVTTPKGFKEAYDQFVQGGWQGLSYPEEFGGQNLPMSLNLIKAEMMGTANWAFQMYPGLSVGCMSTIMQYGTDAQKKTYMPHLVAGTWSGTMCLTEPQCGTDLGQVKTKAEPQADGTYQISGTKIFISAGEHDLTENIVHIVLARLPDAPQGTKGISLFIVPKFLPNAEGQVGERNAVTCGSIEHKMGIRASATAVLNFDQAKGFLIGEPNKGLHAMFTFMNIARIGTAIQGIAHAELAFQGALPYAKERLSMRALSGKKEPDKVADPIIYHADVRRMLLTQKAIAEGGRSMIYHAAQLADKMNDALQRGDMAAFQAADDHLGFYTPILKGFLTEMGYEAANHGMQVYGGHGYIKEWGMEQIVRDARIAMLYEGTTGVQALDLIGRKVLLNSRGKVIRDYTSEILKFCGLHARNKYMRGFAWDLTKLCAQWNTLTVRILLAARKDRDIVSSASVDFLMFSGYVMMGYFWAQQAAVASNHLAAGTGQETPEFYKAKIKVAQFYFERLLPRAQGHAEAMVYPSRSMTALPAEHFSFDY, translated from the coding sequence ATGCCTGCTTATAAAGCTCCATTACGCGATATTCGTTTTTTAATGAATGAAGTATTTGACTACCGCAGCCACTATCAATCGTTATCGAATGGTGCAGCGGCTGATGCCGACACGGTAGATATGATCCTCGAAGGTGCCGCCGATTTTTGTGAAAATGTCCTTTCCCCACTCTATCAATCCGGCGATGATGAAGGCTGCCATTTCGATAATGGACAGGTCACCACGCCAAAAGGCTTTAAAGAAGCCTATGACCAGTTCGTACAAGGCGGCTGGCAAGGTTTGTCTTATCCAGAAGAGTTTGGGGGGCAGAATCTGCCAATGTCCTTGAATCTGATCAAGGCGGAAATGATGGGCACCGCCAACTGGGCCTTCCAGATGTATCCGGGACTGAGTGTCGGCTGTATGAGCACCATCATGCAGTACGGTACCGATGCACAGAAAAAAACCTATATGCCACATCTGGTGGCGGGAACTTGGTCGGGCACCATGTGTTTGACCGAACCGCAATGTGGTACTGACCTCGGTCAGGTCAAAACCAAAGCAGAACCGCAAGCAGATGGCACCTATCAGATTTCCGGTACCAAAATCTTCATCTCTGCCGGTGAGCATGATTTAACAGAAAATATCGTGCATATCGTATTGGCACGTTTACCCGATGCCCCACAAGGGACCAAAGGCATTTCGCTGTTTATTGTGCCGAAATTCCTGCCCAATGCCGAAGGTCAGGTGGGCGAACGCAACGCTGTCACTTGTGGCTCCATTGAGCACAAAATGGGGATTCGTGCCTCAGCAACCGCGGTGCTGAATTTCGACCAAGCAAAAGGCTTCCTGATTGGTGAACCGAATAAGGGTTTGCACGCCATGTTTACCTTCATGAATATCGCGCGGATTGGCACCGCAATCCAAGGGATCGCTCATGCTGAACTGGCGTTCCAAGGAGCATTGCCGTATGCCAAAGAACGTCTGTCGATGCGCGCACTGTCTGGTAAAAAAGAGCCAGACAAGGTTGCAGATCCAATCATTTACCATGCCGATGTACGCCGTATGCTGCTCACGCAAAAAGCCATTGCAGAAGGTGGCCGTTCCATGATTTATCATGCTGCACAGCTGGCCGATAAAATGAACGATGCCTTGCAACGGGGTGATATGGCGGCCTTCCAGGCGGCAGATGACCACTTAGGTTTCTATACGCCGATTCTTAAGGGTTTCCTCACCGAAATGGGCTACGAAGCTGCAAACCACGGCATGCAAGTCTATGGTGGTCATGGTTATATCAAGGAATGGGGCATGGAACAAATCGTGCGTGATGCCCGCATTGCCATGCTGTATGAAGGCACTACAGGTGTTCAGGCACTGGACTTGATCGGTCGTAAAGTCTTATTGAACTCGCGCGGCAAGGTCATCCGTGATTACACTTCAGAAATTCTCAAATTCTGTGGCCTACATGCGCGTAACAAATATATGCGCGGTTTTGCCTGGGATCTCACCAAACTCTGCGCACAATGGAACACTCTGACTGTGCGTATTCTGCTAGCTGCGCGTAAGGATCGTGACATTGTATCCAGCGCATCGGTTGATTTCTTGATGTTCTCCGGCTATGTGATGATGGGCTATTTCTGGGCTCAACAGGCAGCCGTAGCCTCTAATCATCTTGCAGCAGGTACCGGACAGGAAACGCCTGAATTTTATAAGGCCAAAATCAAGGTGGCACAATTCTACTTTGAACGTCTGTTACCACGGGCACAAGGCCATGCAGAAGCGATGGTTTATCCGTCACGTAGCATGACAGCATTACCAGCGGAACATTTCAGTTTCGATTATTAA
- a CDS encoding acyltransferase family protein encodes MPRNLALDYLKMGLAISIVFLHTLIFYDFAPLLGHSLVQGLFRLAVPVFLIISGYYFFGIQDVEKYKKWLFRIAGLYLLWTLFYAPIWWTAYPFYNWLNLLYGYFVLWYLVGVLLGGSLLYVLRKCHSGLLLACALLLFLGGWAIQELGNLHVLNPVLDRRFNFAPWHRNFLLVSFPFLTVGFLLRKHREQITARFKVKLWHVVLAFTVVLMESIANYYWISKTEAVEQMLSLFVAAPLLFLYVLQQKIMGNNKELANLSTAIFFIHPLFIYLLKNHFIGQQTLLSFMVLLCSLLAGFVLVALNKKLKYLL; translated from the coding sequence ATGCCAAGAAATTTAGCACTCGATTATCTCAAAATGGGGCTGGCCATCAGCATTGTGTTTTTACACACCCTGATTTTCTATGATTTTGCACCGTTATTGGGACATAGTCTGGTACAAGGCCTGTTTCGACTTGCCGTACCGGTGTTTTTGATCATTAGTGGCTATTATTTTTTTGGCATTCAGGATGTCGAAAAATATAAAAAATGGCTATTCAGGATTGCCGGTTTATATCTACTCTGGACCCTGTTCTATGCCCCCATCTGGTGGACCGCTTACCCTTTTTATAATTGGCTGAATCTACTCTATGGCTATTTTGTCTTGTGGTATCTGGTTGGTGTCCTACTCGGCGGTTCACTGCTTTATGTGCTGAGAAAATGCCATTCAGGCCTATTATTGGCTTGTGCTTTGCTGCTGTTTCTCGGCGGCTGGGCGATCCAGGAATTGGGCAATTTGCATGTGCTGAATCCGGTACTGGACCGGCGCTTTAATTTTGCGCCCTGGCATCGTAATTTTCTGCTGGTCAGTTTTCCTTTTCTGACTGTAGGTTTTTTACTGCGTAAGCACCGTGAGCAAATTACTGCGCGCTTTAAGGTCAAGTTATGGCATGTGGTATTGGCATTCACCGTGGTTCTGATGGAGTCAATAGCGAATTATTACTGGATCAGTAAAACGGAAGCGGTAGAACAGATGCTCTCGTTATTTGTAGCTGCGCCGTTGCTGTTTTTATATGTGTTGCAGCAGAAAATCATGGGAAACAATAAAGAACTGGCTAACCTTTCTACCGCGATTTTCTTTATACATCCCTTGTTTATTTATTTGCTTAAAAACCATTTCATTGGACAGCAAACGCTACTGAGTTTTATGGTGTTGCTATGTTCCCTCCTAGCTGGTTTTGTACTGGTCGCGCTGAATAAGAAACTGAAGTATCTGTTATAA
- a CDS encoding ABC1 kinase family protein: protein MAKHSSSPGRRFMKLASMTASIASKTMTNSIRHLTADEEKKLEAKSKLLQDIGIQIAETLGEMKGAVMKVGQIASQYKDIFPPEVAKAISKLQRQAPAMPFAAIQAQVEKELGKPLNVLFQSFDPEPFAAASIGQVHKATLLSGEQVVVKVQYPGVDQACESDLKQVRLALRLMGVLKVDKKLQDRLFEEIQDSLNAELNYEIEAQNLQVFRTFHAALDDKIIIPRVYPEYSTRRVLTLSMERGDSIETASSWPLEVRNELGRRLLTAMGQEIFFLKRFHCDPHPGNFAFRPDGSVIIYDYGGVKTLSAEIVEHFKTLVRASRRGNIAEIEQQLDALHALAAKGQFPEELYQEWLEVLLRPLTTHYDFSENSAHHDGMLLVKRSLKYWDVFKPSPDTLMVNRTISGHYWNLIHLKVHDNVNDIFEQLIPSDA, encoded by the coding sequence ATGGCTAAACATTCCAGTTCTCCCGGCCGGCGTTTTATGAAACTGGCCAGTATGACAGCCAGCATTGCCAGCAAAACCATGACGAACTCCATCCGTCATTTGACGGCCGATGAGGAAAAGAAACTCGAGGCAAAAAGTAAGCTGTTGCAGGATATCGGGATACAGATCGCTGAGACCTTGGGAGAAATGAAAGGTGCGGTAATGAAGGTCGGGCAGATCGCCTCACAATACAAAGATATTTTCCCGCCTGAGGTTGCTAAGGCTATCTCTAAACTGCAACGTCAGGCACCGGCCATGCCCTTCGCTGCCATTCAAGCCCAGGTGGAGAAAGAACTCGGCAAGCCATTGAATGTACTGTTTCAGTCCTTTGATCCTGAACCGTTTGCAGCGGCATCAATTGGTCAGGTACATAAAGCGACCTTGCTAAGCGGTGAACAGGTGGTGGTTAAGGTACAATATCCAGGCGTGGATCAGGCCTGTGAAAGTGACCTGAAACAGGTTCGTTTGGCTTTACGCCTGATGGGTGTATTAAAAGTCGATAAGAAATTACAGGACCGTCTGTTTGAAGAAATTCAGGACAGCCTGAATGCTGAACTGAACTATGAAATCGAAGCGCAGAATTTACAGGTCTTCCGTACCTTTCATGCCGCGCTGGATGACAAGATCATTATTCCACGCGTCTATCCCGAATATTCAACCCGCCGTGTACTGACCCTGAGTATGGAACGTGGTGACAGTATCGAAACGGCGAGCAGTTGGCCCCTCGAAGTCCGGAACGAACTGGGACGTCGTCTGCTCACCGCAATGGGGCAAGAAATCTTTTTCCTCAAGCGGTTTCATTGTGATCCACATCCTGGCAACTTTGCGTTCCGCCCGGATGGCAGCGTAATCATTTATGATTACGGTGGTGTCAAAACCTTGAGCGCAGAGATCGTTGAGCACTTTAAAACCTTGGTTCGCGCATCACGCCGTGGCAATATTGCTGAAATTGAACAGCAACTGGATGCCTTACATGCCTTGGCAGCCAAAGGGCAGTTCCCTGAAGAGTTGTATCAGGAATGGCTGGAGGTCCTGTTACGTCCATTGACTACACATTACGATTTTTCAGAAAACTCCGCCCATCATGATGGCATGTTACTGGTGAAACGTTCGCTCAAATACTGGGATGTCTTTAAACCTTCACCTGACACGCTTATGGTGAACCGAACCATTTCCGGCCATTACTGGAACCTGATTCACTTAAAAGTCCATGACAACGTGAATGACATTTTTGAGCAGCTGATTCCTTCCGACGCTTAA
- the aroE gene encoding shikimate dehydrogenase encodes MTKQFAVIGNPIEQSRSPELHHAFAAKMGVDLNYSKRLAALDGFEASVREFFAAGGVGMNVTVPFKEQAFALCDQLSERAKIAKAVNTLWMQDGQLHGDNTDGQGLVEAIQALDWPLHNTTVLIIGAGGATRGVIYPLVLAGVKKIVIANRTLARAEQLVQDIAASVPQATLAAIGLDELAGDFDLVINATSASLAGDALVLPEALQFKYAYEMAYGKPSSFLDQAKARGIPTSEGFGMLVGQAVESFSIWNGVRPNTRDFLSLEQQK; translated from the coding sequence ATGACAAAACAATTTGCCGTGATCGGCAATCCAATCGAACAATCACGCTCACCTGAATTACATCACGCCTTTGCCGCAAAAATGGGTGTAGATTTGAACTACAGCAAACGCTTGGCCGCGCTGGATGGTTTTGAAGCCAGCGTACGCGAATTTTTTGCTGCCGGTGGTGTCGGTATGAATGTCACGGTGCCGTTTAAAGAACAGGCCTTTGCTTTATGTGACCAGCTCAGTGAACGTGCCAAAATCGCCAAAGCGGTCAATACGCTATGGATGCAAGATGGACAGCTTCACGGCGACAATACCGATGGTCAGGGTCTGGTGGAAGCCATTCAGGCACTGGACTGGCCATTGCACAATACGACCGTGCTGATTATTGGTGCAGGTGGTGCGACCCGTGGGGTAATTTATCCACTGGTTCTGGCAGGCGTGAAAAAAATCGTGATCGCTAACCGTACACTCGCTCGTGCCGAACAACTGGTTCAGGATATCGCTGCTTCGGTGCCACAAGCAACTTTAGCCGCGATTGGGCTAGATGAGTTAGCCGGTGATTTTGATCTGGTGATTAATGCTACCTCGGCCAGTCTGGCGGGTGATGCCCTGGTTTTACCGGAAGCGTTGCAGTTTAAATATGCCTATGAAATGGCGTATGGCAAACCTTCGAGTTTTCTGGATCAGGCCAAAGCACGCGGTATTCCAACCTCTGAAGGTTTCGGAATGCTGGTCGGTCAGGCCGTCGAATCGTTCTCGATCTGGAATGGTGTCCGACCAAACACCCGCGATTTTCTGAGCTTAGAACAGCAAAAATAA
- the crcB gene encoding fluoride efflux transporter CrcB, protein MNWLLVACGGAIGATLRYAASLLLKPHGLFPWPTWWVNLLGCFCAGLFLALCQKYPALQQETRLFLMVGILGGFTTFSSFGLETFQLLRQGQHMLTLLYVLSTLFLGVLVLALGFYLAQYLLASKSL, encoded by the coding sequence ATGAACTGGCTGCTGGTCGCATGTGGGGGCGCAATAGGCGCAACGTTACGTTATGCTGCAAGTTTGCTGCTGAAACCGCATGGACTGTTTCCCTGGCCGACCTGGTGGGTCAACTTGCTGGGCTGTTTTTGTGCCGGACTGTTTCTGGCTCTGTGTCAGAAATATCCTGCATTACAGCAGGAAACCCGTCTCTTTTTGATGGTCGGGATTCTAGGGGGGTTTACCACATTTTCCAGTTTTGGTCTGGAAACCTTTCAATTGTTACGTCAGGGCCAACACATGCTGACCTTACTGTATGTGCTTTCGACGCTGTTTTTAGGGGTGCTGGTTCTGGCACTGGGTTTTTATCTGGCACAATACCTGTTGGCGAGCAAAAGCCTCTAA
- the hemW gene encoding radical SAM family heme chaperone HemW, which yields MAIFDPKTIPLSLYIHMPWCVRKCPYCDFNSHAVPDGKLTLDLEQEYLHALVEDFKTQLDFAQGRPIHSIFIGGGTPSLISAQGYLWLFAQLRHLLPFQSDCEITLEANPGTVEHDPFADYLQAGINRLSIGVQSFHSEQLQRLGRIHGQQDALSAIQQAKAAGFQCINVDLMHGLPEQTVEQALTDLQLAVEAGATHISWYQLTIEPNTVFFRTQPLLPSDEVLEDIQEQGEAYLKAHGFVNYEVSAWRKERPSAHNLNYWQFGDYLAIGAGAHGKVTLPEGVYRFQKTRLPKDYLAKVPAEHLQFKPVTAEELPFEFMMNALRLNDGVDAQLYAQRTGLDLADLDQVLTSLRQRKLLVDDPQRLACTEQGHVFLNSVLEEFL from the coding sequence TTGGCTATCTTCGATCCGAAAACGATTCCGTTGTCGTTATATATTCACATGCCGTGGTGTGTGCGCAAATGTCCCTATTGTGACTTTAATTCTCATGCCGTACCGGATGGTAAACTGACGCTGGATCTGGAACAGGAATATCTGCACGCCCTAGTTGAAGATTTCAAAACCCAATTGGATTTTGCGCAAGGCCGTCCTATCCACAGCATTTTTATAGGAGGGGGAACACCCTCGCTGATTTCTGCCCAAGGCTATCTGTGGCTGTTTGCTCAGTTACGTCATTTACTGCCGTTCCAAAGTGACTGTGAAATTACATTGGAAGCCAATCCCGGTACCGTAGAGCATGATCCTTTTGCTGATTATTTGCAGGCCGGGATTAACCGGCTATCGATTGGGGTGCAAAGTTTTCACAGTGAGCAATTGCAACGCTTGGGACGTATCCATGGCCAGCAGGATGCCTTGTCTGCGATTCAGCAGGCGAAAGCAGCGGGTTTCCAGTGCATCAATGTCGATTTGATGCATGGCTTACCTGAACAGACCGTTGAGCAGGCACTGACAGATCTGCAACTCGCGGTAGAAGCGGGGGCAACGCATATTTCCTGGTATCAGCTGACAATTGAACCGAACACGGTCTTTTTCAGAACCCAGCCGCTACTGCCTTCGGATGAGGTGTTAGAAGATATTCAGGAGCAGGGGGAGGCCTATCTTAAGGCTCATGGTTTTGTGAACTATGAGGTCTCAGCGTGGCGTAAAGAACGTCCATCAGCGCATAACCTGAATTATTGGCAGTTTGGCGATTATCTAGCGATTGGGGCGGGCGCCCATGGCAAGGTGACCTTACCGGAGGGGGTCTATCGTTTCCAGAAGACCCGGCTGCCGAAAGACTATCTGGCTAAAGTCCCTGCGGAACATTTGCAGTTTAAACCGGTCACGGCTGAAGAGTTACCTTTTGAGTTTATGATGAATGCACTGCGCTTGAATGATGGTGTAGACGCTCAGCTGTATGCGCAGCGAACCGGATTAGATTTAGCCGATTTGGATCAAGTTCTGACTTCTTTGCGACAGCGCAAATTGCTGGTTGATGATCCTCAGCGTTTGGCCTGTACCGAGCAGGGCCATGTGTTTTTAAATTCCGTGCTGGAAGAATTTTTGTAA
- a CDS encoding HopJ type III effector protein has product MAQDLLAQLQAGEAKFADVIAYIDARYTHTPTAFTNGKQANAATENQGSAKVFSFAQLNGLDQAQTLSLFAEHYAAVLATPEATDHQNIRQFMQNGWAGIQFSGQALSAK; this is encoded by the coding sequence ATGGCTCAAGATTTATTGGCACAACTGCAAGCGGGTGAAGCTAAATTTGCCGATGTCATCGCTTATATTGATGCACGTTATACCCATACCCCTACTGCATTTACCAATGGCAAGCAAGCCAATGCAGCGACTGAGAACCAGGGCAGTGCCAAAGTGTTTTCATTTGCCCAGCTGAATGGTTTGGATCAAGCTCAAACCCTCAGCCTCTTTGCTGAACACTATGCAGCGGTACTGGCAACGCCAGAAGCCACTGATCACCAGAATATCCGTCAGTTCATGCAAAATGGCTGGGCAGGTATTCAGTTTTCAGGTCAGGCACTCAGCGCAAAATAA
- a CDS encoding MATE family efflux transporter, with the protein MLPILLTQFAQAGLGLIDTIMAGRLSPTDLAAIAVGVGLWIPVMLLFSGIMIATTPLVAEANGARDPHKIATITRQSLWAALGLGIIALLILQLMPLLLPVLGVPDNLLPKASLFLHAIGFGMPAVTLYAALRGYSEALGYPRPVTAIGLLALLVLVPLNLIFMYGWGPIPALGSAGCGFATAILQWLMLISLAGYIYKAQAYEKTQVFAAWERLNPIWLKRILKLGLPIGLAIFFEVSLFSMAAIILSPLGETVIAAHQIAISVTSQLFMVPLSLAIALTIRVGTYYGEQNWVAMQKVQHLGLFTATLLAVACMLFIALARPQIIAIYTSDPAVSQVAMYLLLFALAYQLMDAWQVSAAGCLRGMQDTQGPMWITLIAYWVVAFPISIYLARFSSLGASGVWVGLIVGLTVACILLLTRLYQNNQHLKQKFSHTG; encoded by the coding sequence ATGTTACCGATTTTACTGACCCAGTTTGCTCAGGCAGGCTTAGGCTTAATCGATACCATTATGGCAGGACGCCTTTCTCCGACCGATCTGGCCGCGATTGCTGTGGGGGTCGGTTTATGGATTCCGGTCATGCTCCTGTTCAGTGGCATCATGATCGCCACCACTCCGTTGGTTGCAGAGGCTAACGGTGCCCGAGATCCACACAAGATCGCCACCATCACCCGGCAATCCCTCTGGGCCGCATTAGGACTCGGAATTATTGCCTTACTGATTTTACAGCTGATGCCATTGTTATTGCCGGTTCTGGGTGTACCGGACAATCTCTTGCCAAAAGCCAGCCTGTTCCTGCATGCCATCGGTTTTGGCATGCCTGCCGTGACATTATATGCAGCACTCAGAGGTTACTCTGAAGCATTGGGTTATCCGCGACCAGTAACCGCGATTGGCTTACTCGCCCTGCTGGTTCTGGTACCGCTGAACCTGATTTTTATGTATGGCTGGGGGCCGATTCCGGCTTTAGGCAGTGCGGGTTGTGGTTTTGCGACGGCCATTCTGCAATGGCTGATGCTGATCAGCCTGGCTGGCTATATTTACAAAGCCCAGGCCTATGAGAAAACCCAAGTCTTTGCTGCTTGGGAACGTCTGAATCCAATCTGGCTCAAACGCATTTTAAAACTGGGTTTGCCAATTGGACTGGCGATCTTTTTTGAAGTCAGCCTGTTCAGTATGGCGGCGATTATTCTCAGCCCACTCGGTGAAACCGTCATTGCTGCCCATCAAATTGCCATTTCGGTCACCTCGCAACTGTTTATGGTCCCCCTATCACTGGCAATTGCACTGACCATTCGTGTCGGCACCTATTATGGTGAACAGAATTGGGTAGCTATGCAAAAAGTCCAGCATCTAGGCCTATTCACTGCCACCCTGTTGGCCGTGGCCTGTATGTTGTTTATTGCCTTGGCACGGCCTCAGATTATTGCGATTTATACCAGTGATCCGGCTGTTTCTCAGGTTGCCATGTATTTGCTGCTGTTTGCTTTGGCCTATCAGTTAATGGATGCCTGGCAGGTCAGTGCTGCAGGCTGTTTACGTGGCATGCAGGACACCCAAGGGCCAATGTGGATCACCTTGATCGCCTACTGGGTGGTGGCTTTCCCGATCAGTATTTATCTGGCGCGTTTTAGTTCCCTGGGTGCTAGTGGTGTCTGGGTCGGACTGATTGTTGGACTCACGGTGGCTTGTATCCTGCTGCTGACCCGGCTCTATCAGAACAACCAGCACTTAAAACAAAAATTTTCCCATACAGGTTAA